Proteins co-encoded in one Coregonus clupeaformis isolate EN_2021a chromosome 5, ASM2061545v1, whole genome shotgun sequence genomic window:
- the LOC121567207 gene encoding cyclin N-terminal domain-containing protein 2 isoform X2, translating into MAKTGFCDSMPLLDLHKKAAEERRAPLRALANACGPKERRQPQEGEPRGTHQKTEPERRWAWRLPVSTDDGIIIGFHEDDSPSHSDGCMEEEAVLLYLHGLQGLYSLQALVPGLLRHETELAMETLGLIYDRSYAWDIFSDMMRSQLRFTFPNADLPRPFTNATRAILVDWLIQVHEVFHFSEETLYLSVHLLNRCLHQIKVSELCFLMENGYSNRQLLRMERRVLTELKFELSHCSPLHFLLLSASIAHCSTKVVWMARYLLELSLLEGQCVVFLAAHLAGAALCLARRVLQEPPTPEGETAWCVASSIHVGSETTLLKIMLIQAGAAARAQSRETRATFLKYSTAGTMHVSSHPTLLSAPCLLGLPTTHT; encoded by the exons ATGGCCAAGACCGGATTCTGCGATTCCATGCCACTGCTGGACTTGCACAAGAAG GCTGCCGAAGAGAGACGAGCCCCCTTAAGAGCCTTGGCCAATGCCTGTGGGCCCAAAGAGCGCAGGCAGCCCCAGGAGGGAGAGCCCAGGGGGACCCACCAGAAGACTGAGCCAGAGCGCAGATGG GCCTGGAGGCTGCCTGTGTCGACAGACGATGGCATTATCATTGGCTTCCATGAGGACGACAGCCCCTCACATTCAG ATGGCTGTATGGAGGAAGAGGCTGTGCTGCTCTACCTCCATGGCCTCCAGGGTCTCTATAGCCTGCAGGCGTTGGTGCCTGGCCTGCTGCGTCATGAGACTGAGCTGGCTATGGAGACGCTGGGGCTTATCTATGACAGGAGCTACGCATGGGACATCTTCTCTGACATGATG AGAAGTCAGTTGCGGTTCACCTTCCCCAATGCAGACCTACCCAGACCATTCACAAACGCCACCCGCGCCATTCTGGTCGACTGGCTCATCCAAGTCCAT GAGGTTTTCCATTTCTCAGAGGAGACCCTCTACCTGTCTGTCCACCTCCTGAACCGCTGTCTACACCAGATCAAG gtGTCTGAGCTGTGCTTCCTCATGGAGAATGGCTACTCCAATAGACAGCTGCTCCGTATGGAGCGCCGGGTCCTCACTGAGCTGAAGTTTGAGCTTTCCCACTGCTCTCCGCTGCACTTCCTGCTCCTCTCTGCCTCAATCGCCCACTGCAGCACCAAG GTGGTGTGGATGGCCCGTTACCTGCTGGAGCTCTCTCTGCTGGAGGGACAGTGTGTGGTGTTCCTGGCTGCCCACCTGGCTGGTGCTGCCCTCTGTCTGGCTCGCAGGGTACTGCAGGAGCCCCCCACCCCAGAGGGAGAGACTGCCTGGTGTGTTGCCTCCAGTATCCATGTAGGCAG TGAGACGACCCTGCTGAAGATAATGCTCAtccaggcaggggctgcagcccGGGCCCAGAGCAGAGAGACCCGCGCTACTTTCCTCAAGTACTCCACAGCAGGGACCATGCACGTCAGCAGCCACCCGACCCTGCTGAGTGCCCCCTGTCTGCTGGGCCTGCCCACTACACACACTTGA
- the LOC121567207 gene encoding cyclin N-terminal domain-containing protein 2 isoform X1 codes for MAKTGFCDSMPLLDLHKKAAEERRAPLRALANACGPKERRQPQEGEPRGTHQKTEPERRWAWRLPVSTDDGIIIGFHEDDSPSHSDGCMEEEAVLLYLHGLQGLYSLQALVPGLLRHETELAMETLGLIYDRSYAWDIFSDMMRSQLRFTFPNADLPRPFTNATRAILVDWLIQVHEVFHFSEETLYLSVHLLNRCLHQIKVNTAKLQLLGVVCLFLAAKKEECLLPEVSELCFLMENGYSNRQLLRMERRVLTELKFELSHCSPLHFLLLSASIAHCSTKVVWMARYLLELSLLEGQCVVFLAAHLAGAALCLARRVLQEPPTPEGETAWCVASSIHVGSETTLLKIMLIQAGAAARAQSRETRATFLKYSTAGTMHVSSHPTLLSAPCLLGLPTTHT; via the exons ATGGCCAAGACCGGATTCTGCGATTCCATGCCACTGCTGGACTTGCACAAGAAG GCTGCCGAAGAGAGACGAGCCCCCTTAAGAGCCTTGGCCAATGCCTGTGGGCCCAAAGAGCGCAGGCAGCCCCAGGAGGGAGAGCCCAGGGGGACCCACCAGAAGACTGAGCCAGAGCGCAGATGG GCCTGGAGGCTGCCTGTGTCGACAGACGATGGCATTATCATTGGCTTCCATGAGGACGACAGCCCCTCACATTCAG ATGGCTGTATGGAGGAAGAGGCTGTGCTGCTCTACCTCCATGGCCTCCAGGGTCTCTATAGCCTGCAGGCGTTGGTGCCTGGCCTGCTGCGTCATGAGACTGAGCTGGCTATGGAGACGCTGGGGCTTATCTATGACAGGAGCTACGCATGGGACATCTTCTCTGACATGATG AGAAGTCAGTTGCGGTTCACCTTCCCCAATGCAGACCTACCCAGACCATTCACAAACGCCACCCGCGCCATTCTGGTCGACTGGCTCATCCAAGTCCAT GAGGTTTTCCATTTCTCAGAGGAGACCCTCTACCTGTCTGTCCACCTCCTGAACCGCTGTCTACACCAGATCAAGGTGAACACAGCCAAACTGCAGCTGCTGGGAGTGGTATGTCTCTTCCTGGCTGCCAAGAAAGAAGAGTGTCTTCTCCCTGAG gtGTCTGAGCTGTGCTTCCTCATGGAGAATGGCTACTCCAATAGACAGCTGCTCCGTATGGAGCGCCGGGTCCTCACTGAGCTGAAGTTTGAGCTTTCCCACTGCTCTCCGCTGCACTTCCTGCTCCTCTCTGCCTCAATCGCCCACTGCAGCACCAAG GTGGTGTGGATGGCCCGTTACCTGCTGGAGCTCTCTCTGCTGGAGGGACAGTGTGTGGTGTTCCTGGCTGCCCACCTGGCTGGTGCTGCCCTCTGTCTGGCTCGCAGGGTACTGCAGGAGCCCCCCACCCCAGAGGGAGAGACTGCCTGGTGTGTTGCCTCCAGTATCCATGTAGGCAG TGAGACGACCCTGCTGAAGATAATGCTCAtccaggcaggggctgcagcccGGGCCCAGAGCAGAGAGACCCGCGCTACTTTCCTCAAGTACTCCACAGCAGGGACCATGCACGTCAGCAGCCACCCGACCCTGCTGAGTGCCCCCTGTCTGCTGGGCCTGCCCACTACACACACTTGA
- the akt2 gene encoding RAC-beta serine/threonine-protein kinase, giving the protein MNDISVVREGWLHKRGEYIKTWRPRYFILKSDGSFIGYKEKPEMSSDHSLPPLNNFSVAECQLMKTERPRSNTFVIRCLQWTTVIERTFHVESNEEREEWMRAIQAVANGLKTREEEAPMDITFGSPSDCSGMEEMEVAMSKSRNKVTMSDFDYLKLLGKGTFGKVILVKEKATGMYYAMKILRKEVIIAKDEVAHTVTESRVLQNTRHPFLTTLKYAFQTHDRLCFVMEYANGGELFFHLSRDRVFTEDRARFYGAEIVSALEYLHSQDVVYRDLKLENLMLDKDGHIKITDFGLCKEGITDGATMKTFCGTPEYLAPEVLEDNDYGRAVDWWGLGVVMYEMMCGRLPFYNQDHERLFELILMEEIRFPKNLAPEAKALLAGLLKKDPKQRLGGGQEDAKDVMTHKFFTTINWQDVVERKLLPPFKPQVTSETDTRYFDDEFTAQTITVTPPDKYDSLDAEDQDQRTHFPQFSYSASIRE; this is encoded by the exons ATGAACGACATCAGTGTGGTCAGAGAGGGCTGGCTCCATAAGAGGG GAGAGTACATTAAGACGTGGAGGCCGCGGTACTTCATCCTGAAGAGTGATGGCTCCTTCATCGGCTACAAGGAGAAGCCAGAGATGTCGTCCGACCACAGCCTCCCACCCCTCAACAACTTCTCTGTGGCAG AGTGCCAGCTGATGAAGACAGAACGGCCCAGGTCCAACACGTTTGTCATCCGCTGCCTACAATGGACCACAGTCATAGAGCGCACCTTCCACGTGGAGAGTAACGAGGAAAG GGAGGAATGGATGCGGGCGATCCAAGCGGTGGCCAACGGCCTGAAGACGCGAGAGGAAGAGGCGCCCATGGACATCACGTTTGGCTCCCCCAGCGACTGCAGCGGaatggaggagatggaggtggcCATGTCCAAGTCCCGCAACAAAGTG ACCATGAGTGACTTTGACTACCTGAAGCTGCTGGGGAAGGGGACATTTGGTAAGGTGATCCTGGTAAAGGAGAAGGCCACAGGGATGTACTACGCCATGAAGATCCTGAGGAAAGAAGTCATCATCGCTAAG GATGAGGTAGCACACACGGTAACAGAAAGCAGAGTCCTTCAGAATACGAGGCATCCCTTCTTAACG acactgaaatATGCATTTCAAACACATGACCGGCTATGCTTTGTGATGGAGTATGCAAACGGAGGAGAGCTGTTCTTTCACTTGTCGCGGGACCGCGTGTTCACAGAAGACCGGGCACGGTTCTACGGTGCAGAGATTGTATCTGCGCTGGAGTACCTCCACTCACAGGACGTTGTCTACAGAGACCTTAAG CTGGAGAACTTAAtgctggataaagatggacacaTAAAGATCACAGATTTTGGACTGTGTAAAGAGGGAATCACAGACGGGGCTACCATGAAGACCTTTTGTGGTACTCCAGAATACCTTGCACCTGAG gtattagAGGACAATGACTATGGCCGAGCGGTGGACTGGTGGGGTCTGGGTGTGGTTATGTACGAGATGATGTGCGGTCGACTACCCTTCTACAACCAGGACCATGAGCGGTTGTTTGAGCTCATTCTCATGGAGGAGATCCGCTTTCCCAAGAACCTGGCCCCCGAGGCCAAGGCCCTGCTTGCTGGCCTGCTCAAAAAGGACCCCaagcagag GCTTGGAGGTGGACAAGAAGATGCCAAAGACGTGATGACACACAAGTTCTTCACCACCATCAACTGGCAGGACGTGGTAGAGAGGAAGCTCTTGCCTCCCTTCAAGCCCCAGGTGACGTCGGAGACGGACACGCGCTACTTTGACGATGAGTTCACGGCACAGACCATCACCGTAACGCCCCCGGACAAGT ACGACAGCTTAGACGCAGAAGACCAGGACCAGCGAACACACTTCCCTCAGTTCTCTTACTCCGCCAGCATACGGGagtga